A window of Rhizobium acidisoli contains these coding sequences:
- a CDS encoding acetolactate synthase 3 large subunit, producing MSTDNQAAGNRMTGAEIVLKALKDNGVEHIFGYPGGAVLPIYDEIFQQEEVKHILVRHEQGAGHAAEGYARSTGKVGVMLVTSGPGATNAVTPLQDALMDSIPLVCLTGQVPTPLIGSDAFQECDTVGITRPCTKHNWLVKDVNQLAAVIHEAFRIAQSGRPGPVVVDIPKDVQFATGTYTPPADYAIQKSYQPKIQGDLNQIHAAIELMATARRPIIYSGGGVINSGPEASKLLRELVELTDFPITSTLMGLGAYPASGKNWLKMLGMHGSYEANMAMHDCDVMVCIGARFDDRITGRLNAFSPNSKKIHIDVDPSSINKNVRVDIGIRGDVGHVLEDMVRLWRALPKKPEKNRLEDWWTDIARWRARNSFAYTRSNDVIMPQYALERLYAHTKDRDTYITTEVGQHQMWAAQFFGFEQPNRWMTSGGLGTMGYGLPAALGVQIAHPDSLVIDIAGDASIQMCIQEMSAAIQHDAPIKIFIMNNQYMGMVRQWQQLLHGNRLSNSYTEAMPDFVKLAEAYGAVGLRCEKPDELDDAIVEMIKVRKPVIFDCRVANLANCFPMIPSGKAHNEMLLPDEATDEAVANAIDAKGRALV from the coding sequence ATGAGCACGGACAATCAGGCGGCAGGCAATCGGATGACGGGAGCGGAGATCGTTCTCAAGGCGCTGAAGGACAACGGCGTCGAACATATCTTCGGCTATCCCGGCGGCGCGGTCCTGCCGATCTATGACGAGATCTTCCAGCAGGAAGAGGTCAAGCACATCCTCGTCCGCCACGAGCAGGGGGCAGGCCATGCGGCCGAAGGTTATGCCCGCTCCACCGGCAAGGTCGGCGTCATGCTGGTCACCTCGGGCCCGGGCGCCACCAATGCGGTCACGCCGCTGCAGGACGCGCTGATGGATTCGATCCCGCTGGTCTGCCTGACCGGTCAGGTTCCGACCCCGCTGATCGGCTCCGACGCCTTCCAGGAATGCGATACGGTCGGCATCACCCGTCCCTGCACCAAGCACAACTGGCTGGTCAAGGACGTCAACCAGCTCGCCGCCGTCATTCACGAGGCCTTCCGCATCGCGCAGTCCGGCCGTCCAGGCCCGGTCGTCGTCGATATTCCGAAAGACGTGCAGTTTGCGACCGGCACCTATACGCCGCCCGCCGATTACGCGATCCAGAAGAGCTATCAGCCGAAGATCCAGGGCGATCTCAACCAGATCCATGCCGCGATCGAGCTGATGGCCACTGCGCGCCGTCCGATCATCTATTCCGGCGGCGGGGTCATCAATTCCGGCCCCGAGGCTTCCAAGCTGCTGCGCGAGCTGGTCGAGCTCACCGATTTCCCGATCACCTCGACGCTGATGGGCCTCGGCGCCTACCCGGCTTCGGGCAAGAACTGGCTGAAGATGCTCGGCATGCACGGCTCCTATGAGGCCAACATGGCGATGCACGACTGCGACGTCATGGTCTGCATCGGCGCCCGCTTCGACGACCGCATCACCGGCCGTCTCAACGCCTTTTCGCCGAACTCGAAGAAGATCCATATCGATGTCGATCCCTCTTCGATCAACAAGAACGTCCGCGTCGATATCGGCATCCGCGGCGATGTCGGTCATGTCCTCGAAGATATGGTCCGCTTGTGGCGGGCGCTGCCGAAGAAGCCGGAGAAGAACCGTCTCGAAGACTGGTGGACCGATATCGCCCGCTGGCGGGCGCGCAACTCCTTCGCCTATACAAGGAGCAACGATGTCATCATGCCGCAATATGCGCTGGAGCGGCTCTATGCGCATACCAAGGACCGCGATACCTACATCACCACCGAAGTCGGCCAGCATCAGATGTGGGCGGCGCAGTTCTTCGGCTTCGAGCAGCCGAACCGCTGGATGACGTCGGGCGGCCTCGGCACGATGGGTTACGGTCTGCCGGCCGCACTCGGCGTACAGATCGCCCATCCCGACAGCCTCGTCATCGATATTGCCGGCGACGCCTCGATCCAGATGTGCATCCAGGAAATGTCGGCGGCGATCCAGCACGATGCGCCGATCAAGATCTTCATCATGAACAACCAGTATATGGGCATGGTGCGCCAGTGGCAGCAGCTGCTGCACGGCAACCGTCTGTCGAACTCCTATACGGAGGCGATGCCCGATTTCGTCAAGCTGGCGGAAGCCTATGGCGCCGTCGGCTTGCGCTGCGAAAAGCCGGATGAGCTCGACGATGCCATTGTCGAGATGATCAAGGTCAGAAAGCCCGTCATCTTCGATTGCCGCGTTGCTAATCTCGCCAACTGCTTCCCGATGATCCCCTCGGGCAAGGCGCATAACGAAATGCTGCTGCCTGATGAAGCCACCGACGAAGCGGTCGCCAATGCGATCGACGCCAAGGGCCGCGCGCTCGTCTGA